The Borrelia sp. RT5S genome window below encodes:
- a CDS encoding protelomerase family protein: MAETTSEDKISNLNNFTTNLIKEVRSLDAYLANGIIDAKTYKLRLNGRAKAFLNILKGNSTYSPHYVKVTITKIRKTFKALNPEHPMLNYFKLSRDEYNQLAQDTISKTKERSIYKKSFNKTEILTLTKELLLSHRFEFLYTGLLLASGRRRMEIIVGSFSDIGKDEDGVLFQGQLKTGDLARFSTPYPIPLTVPKSLFLDAYNTLTSTALYKDLRQRWEDNEFSDTELSNLLKQVLIKLFDSKFTTSDLRAIYTTLILKREGYFNDASGGKEILPRVAEILGHVDDESAAQSYRDFKLTRATVLTDLHLKVAYIRQNRKLEISKRMLNWLYTPSLNPRISDKRKIMRARTFDSFKESMIIAIDFFNTSGKLFNIKELKYEFRKILAQNGYSVKSNGGMIKEFFDHFTGIDKKGEVKIAGIKKTSIDKDFIKNTLIPDEAARLNTMLPFKSKETIDENFAILSFILGKGLLSTKAVLIDVFDYITIKDKFPTLTQSRYKTLFKLLTKEIVLIKHKIKSMRQAFTVQLCE; this comes from the coding sequence ATGGCTGAAACTACTAGTGAGGATAAAATTTCTAATCTTAATAATTTTACTACAAATCTCATTAAGGAAGTGCGCTCTCTTGATGCATATCTAGCTAATGGTATTATTGATGCTAAAACTTATAAACTTAGACTTAATGGACGAGCAAAAGCATTTTTAAACATTCTTAAAGGTAACTCTACATACTCTCCTCATTATGTTAAAGTCACTATTACAAAGATAAGAAAAACATTTAAAGCTCTTAATCCAGAGCACCCAATGCTTAACTACTTTAAGCTCTCAAGAGACGAATATAACCAACTTGCACAAGACACGATTAGTAAAACTAAAGAACGCAGTATATATAAGAAATCTTTTAATAAAACTGAAATCTTAACTCTTACTAAAGAGCTTCTACTCTCGCATAGATTTGAATTTCTCTACACAGGACTACTGCTTGCCTCAGGTAGGAGGCGGATGGAGATTATTGTTGGTTCATTTAGTGACATAGGTAAGGATGAAGATGGTGTTTTATTCCAAGGGCAGCTTAAGACTGGAGATCTAGCGCGATTTAGCACTCCCTATCCCATACCTTTAACTGTTCCTAAATCCCTATTTCTTGATGCATACAATACCCTTACAAGTACTGCACTTTATAAAGACTTAAGACAAAGATGGGAAGATAATGAGTTTAGCGATACTGAGCTTAGCAATCTACTCAAGCAAGTACTTATTAAGCTATTTGACTCCAAATTTACTACTTCTGACTTGCGAGCCATTTACACAACTCTTATCTTAAAACGTGAAGGCTACTTTAATGATGCCTCAGGTGGTAAGGAAATACTTCCAAGGGTTGCTGAAATACTAGGGCATGTTGATGATGAGTCGGCTGCACAAAGTTATAGGGATTTTAAACTCACAAGGGCTACTGTACTTACTGACTTACATCTCAAGGTTGCCTATATTAGGCAAAATAGAAAACTAGAAATAAGTAAAAGGATGCTAAACTGGCTCTATACACCTTCTCTTAATCCTAGAATATCTGATAAACGCAAGATCATGCGTGCTAGGACCTTCGATTCATTTAAAGAGTCTATGATCATAGCTATTGACTTCTTTAATACCAGTGGTAAGCTCTTTAATATAAAGGAGCTTAAATATGAATTTAGAAAAATACTTGCTCAGAATGGGTACAGTGTTAAATCTAATGGAGGGATGATTAAGGAATTCTTTGATCACTTTACTGGTATTGATAAAAAAGGTGAGGTTAAGATTGCCGGCATTAAGAAGACATCTATTGATAAAGACTTTATTAAGAATACTCTCATTCCTGATGAAGCTGCTAGGCTTAACACGATGCTTCCTTTTAAAAGCAAAGAGACTATTGATGAGAACTTTGCTATTTTATCCTTTATTCTAGGCAAGGGTTTACTCAGCACCAAAGCTGTTCTTATTGACGTATTTGATTACATTACTATAAAAGATAAGTTCCCTACATTAACTCAATCACGTTACAAGACATTATTTAAACTTCTTACTAAGGAAATTGTTCTTATTAAGCACAAGATTAAATCTATGCGTCAAGCCTTTACGGTTCAGTTATGCGAGTAA
- the bdr gene encoding Bdr family repetitive protein: MSNLAYDRLPEYEEVKQVFLDKGFPEAVVQYVLLRNSNYNYESLQTRMTVLEKQMVTLSKDIKEGTDKLGARIDKLDTKIESVRSELRGDIGKLDSKIESVRSELRGDIEKLRADIKSDIKAAIYPIYWILGVGVPAAVVLLSYFK; the protein is encoded by the coding sequence ATGAGTAATCTTGCGTATGATCGCTTACCAGAGTATGAGGAAGTAAAGCAGGTATTTCTTGATAAGGGGTTTCCAGAAGCAGTAGTTCAGTATGTTCTGCTTCGAAACTCTAATTATAACTATGAGAGTTTGCAAACTAGAATGACTGTGCTTGAGAAACAAATGGTAACTCTTAGTAAAGATATTAAGGAAGGTACAGACAAGCTTGGTGCTAGGATAGATAAGCTTGATACTAAGATAGAATCGGTTAGGAGTGAGCTTAGGGGTGATATAGGTAAGCTAGATAGTAAGATAGAGTCAGTAAGGAGTGAGCTTAGGGGTGATATAGAAAAGCTTAGGGCAGATATCAAGAGTGATATTAAGGCAGCGATATACCCTATTTATTGGATATTAGGAGTAGGAGTACCAGCTGCGGTAGTGTTGCTTTCATATTTTAAATAG
- a CDS encoding DUF935 family protein, translated as MEVSKGERELRIKGSKKLKKNLSTYVNDTYHFIPFDKLRNLVFLDSQVASLWNTRLTALSLDYEIISNGCEREIYEFVKKQFEKFSMFEIAKLCMNAIAFGFACLELTWGIEEHGDGIFLMVENIDFILNEHIKIEDDKVFFTASTTGTNDLGYFKHLLLVNGIEHGASGFPLFYTVWGEYERKEVANYYHQCFIELLTGSMVTIKSKTGETTEEQDNDILHKVSSADNCYTVLHPDSYQIDVKEFLSKDATNNAFLSAKEYADMQISKLILGQTLTTQSGTTGSYAISKTHQEVRQDYAAADRRFVQEGICLLIKKVVDLNFGEQEFYPEFRYIERFDQKARLARDIELKKEFGIKFKQDYFKKVYGLGDEDIFIYEKEV; from the coding sequence ATGGAAGTAAGCAAAGGAGAACGTGAGCTTAGAATAAAGGGAAGCAAGAAACTTAAGAAGAATCTATCAACGTATGTAAATGATACATATCACTTCATACCGTTTGACAAGTTAAGAAATCTTGTATTCCTTGATAGTCAGGTTGCAAGTTTATGGAACACAAGACTTACAGCACTCTCGCTAGATTACGAGATCATATCAAATGGATGTGAGCGTGAGATATATGAGTTTGTAAAGAAACAATTTGAGAAGTTTTCTATGTTTGAGATAGCAAAGCTGTGCATGAACGCGATAGCCTTTGGATTTGCATGCCTTGAGCTTACATGGGGTATTGAAGAGCATGGTGATGGCATATTTCTTATGGTAGAAAACATAGATTTCATTTTAAATGAACATATTAAGATTGAAGATGATAAGGTTTTCTTTACCGCAAGCACTACTGGTACAAATGATCTTGGCTACTTTAAGCATTTACTTCTTGTAAATGGCATTGAACATGGGGCTAGTGGTTTTCCTCTTTTCTATACTGTATGGGGTGAATACGAGCGCAAGGAAGTAGCAAATTATTATCACCAATGCTTTATAGAACTCCTAACAGGATCGATGGTTACTATTAAGAGCAAGACAGGCGAGACTACAGAGGAGCAGGATAATGACATTTTGCATAAAGTATCCTCAGCTGATAATTGCTATACTGTGCTGCACCCAGATAGCTATCAGATTGATGTTAAGGAATTCTTAAGTAAAGATGCAACAAATAATGCGTTTCTGAGTGCTAAGGAATATGCTGACATGCAAATATCTAAATTAATACTTGGTCAGACATTAACTACACAAAGTGGTACAACTGGAAGTTATGCGATATCCAAGACGCACCAAGAGGTGCGGCAGGATTATGCTGCAGCTGATAGGCGTTTTGTTCAGGAAGGTATTTGCTTGCTTATTAAGAAAGTAGTTGATCTTAATTTTGGTGAGCAGGAGTTCTATCCTGAGTTTAGATACATAGAAAGATTTGACCAGAAGGCAAGACTTGCAAGGGACATAGAACTTAAAAAAGAGTTCGGCATTAAGTTTAAGCAGGATTACTTTAAGAAAGTATATGGACTTGGCGATGAGGATATTTTTATATATGAAAAGGAGGTTTAA
- a CDS encoding sporulation protein Cse60, translated as MRVMATGGFNTSQDLEYAINQIIKDLEHDGKQVINIKYAISTYSSESYANELHYALIIYK; from the coding sequence ATGCGAGTAATGGCTACTGGGGGGTTTAATACTTCACAAGATTTAGAATACGCTATTAACCAGATAATAAAAGACCTTGAGCATGATGGGAAGCAAGTAATTAATATCAAGTATGCAATCTCTACTTATTCAAGCGAGTCTTATGCTAACGAGCTGCACTACGCTTTAATTATTTACAAATAA
- the bdr gene encoding apolipoprotein A1/A4/E family protein, protein MSNLAYDRLPEYEEVKQVFLDKGFPEAVVQYVLLRNSNYNYESLQTRMTVLEKQMVTLSKDVKEGTSKLETKIESVRSELKGDIGKLDDKIESVRSELRGDIGKLEDKIGKLEDKIETVRSELRADIKSDIKAAISPIYWILGVGVPAAVMLLSYFKK, encoded by the coding sequence ATGAGTAATCTTGCATATGATCGCTTACCAGAGTATGAGGAAGTAAAGCAGGTATTTCTTGATAAGGGATTTCCAGAAGCAGTAGTTCAGTATGTTCTACTTCGAAATTCTAATTATAACTATGAGAGTTTGCAAACTAGGATGACTGTGCTTGAGAAGCAAATGGTAACTCTTAGTAAAGATGTTAAGGAAGGCACAAGCAAACTAGAGACAAAGATAGAATCGGTTAGGAGTGAGCTTAAGGGTGATATAGGTAAGCTAGATGACAAAATAGAATCGGTTAGGAGTGAGCTTAGGGGTGATATAGGCAAGCTAGAGGATAAGATAGGTAAGCTTGAGGACAAGATAGAGACAGTAAGGAGCGAGCTTAGAGCAGATATCAAAAGTGATATTAAGGCAGCGATAAGCCCTATTTATTGGATACTAGGAGTAGGAGTACCAGCAGCGGTAATGTTGCTTTCATATTTTAAAAAATAA